One genomic segment of Helianthus annuus cultivar XRQ/B chromosome 14, HanXRQr2.0-SUNRISE, whole genome shotgun sequence includes these proteins:
- the LOC110903866 gene encoding phosphate transporter PHO1 homolog 9 isoform X1 gives MKFGKQFTSQMVPEWEEAYMNYNFLKTILKEILFYRQQRLNHTSPAYPSPKKVKLSKRLSFYRAFSGLTNRFGNYKDRDNDDEVILASELQDHDYQTMFLRASEEGAENELVFFRRLDDEFNKVIGFYKGKVDEVVMEAEELNKQMDALFALKVRINDPNFHTSSTPPNSGLSPLEEIQEHEEQPQRDQTKMVSLEILNHVKINVAQESVLSNWKTIFGGTKSDLSFSQEEYRMAHAKLKQAFIEFHRKLRLLKSYCFLNQLAFSKIMKKYDKVTSRNASKAYLEMVKNSYLSQSDEVLKLMERVEAAFITHFANANRSQGMSDLRPRVRRDKHRVTFLVGCLFGCSIALVVAVILTIHTRDLLKSAGRDQYMINIFPLYSLFVYIVLHMLMYAANIYFWKRFRVNYSYIFGFKPNTELGYKEVLLLSSALLVLTLAAVLSNLEMEMDERTQSFTTLTELVPLCLVTVVLLIMICPFNIMYRASRFFLIVTLWHCVCAPLYKVNFPDFFLGDQMTSQVQLLRTVEFYICYYGWGDFKKRSNTCNQSNVFEIFYIFIAVIPYWFRFLQCIRQAFEHNDYDPAMNGLKYLSTIVAVVTRTIYVQRRGKTMRIIAASSSGVATIYNTYWDIVKDWGLLGKDSKNPWLRDKLILPNKSVYFVAMVMNVILRLAWMQTVLDFHEAPWLHRSAMIFVVASLEIVRRGLWNFFRVENEHLNNVGKFRAFKSIPLPFSYEYEDKEL, from the exons ATGAAATTTGGAAAGCAATTTACTTCACAGATGGTGCCAGAATGGGAGGAAGCTTACATGAACTACAATTTCCTAAAGACTATCTTGAAAGAAATCTTATTTTACCGGCAACAGAGGCTGAATCATACATCTCCAGCATACCCATCTCCGAAAAAAGTGAAACTGTCGAAAAGACTCTCGTTTTACAGAGCTTTTAGTGGACTAACTAACCGATTTGGTAATTACAAAGATAGAGATAACGATGACGAAGTGATTCTTGCAAGTGAATTACAGGATCATGATTACCAAACTATGTTTTTACGGGCCTCGGAGGAAGGAGCTGAGAATGAGCTTGTGTTCTTCAGAAGACTTGATGATGAGTTTAATAAAGTAATCGGTTTCTACAAAGGTAAGGTGGATGAGGTGGTGATGGAGGCTGAGGAGTTGAATAAGCAGATGGATGCTCTCTTTGCTCTTAAAGTTAGAATCAATGATCCCAATTTTCACACTTCATCTACACCACCAAATTCAG GTTTATCGCCACTAGAGGAGATtcaagaacatgaagaacaaccACAAAGGGACCAAACTAAGATGGTTTCTTTAGAGATTCTAAATCACGTGAAGATCAATGTCGCACAAGAATCTGTATTGTCAAACTGGAAAACTATATTCGGTGGCACGAAATCTGACTTGTCGTTCAGCCAAGAAGAGTACAGAATGGCGCATGCGAAACTGAAACAGGCTTTCATAGAGTTCCATAGAAAGCTCCGGCTTTTGAAAAGCTATTG TTTCTTGAATCAACTGGCTTTCTCCAAGATCATGAAGAAATATGACAAG GTGACATCAAGAAACGCATCAAAAGCTTATCTAGAGATGGTTAAGAATTCTTACTTGAGTCAATCTGATGag GTTCTTAAACTCATGGAAAGAGTAGAAGCTGCATTTATTACACATTTTGCCAATGCCAATCGAAGCCAAGGAATGAGTGATTTGAGGCCAAGAGTGAGAAGAGACAAGCATCGCGTAACATTTTTGGTGG GCTGTCTCTTTGGCTGCTCAATAGCACTTGTGGTGGCAGTCATCTTAACAATACACACCAGAGATCTTCTCAAAAGTGCTGGTCGCGACCAATACATGATTAACATCTTTCCACTATACAGCTTGTTTGTATACATTGTGTTACATATGCTAATGTATGCCGCAAACATATACTTTTGGAAGCGTTTTCGTGTCAATTACTCTTACATTTTCGGGTTCAAACCGAACACAGAGTTGGGTTACAAAGAAGTACTACTTCTAAGCTCTGCTCTTTTAGTACTCACTCTTGCAGCTGTCCTCTCAAATCTTGAAATGGAAATGGATGAAAGAACTCAAAGTTTCACAACTCTAACTGAACTGGTCCCTCTATGTTTAGTCACC GTTGTACTATTGATAATGATCTGTCCGTTTAACATCATGTATCGTGCAAGCCGGTTCTTTCTTATAGTGACCCTTTGGCACTGTGTCTGTGCACCTCTTTATAAGGTCAACTTCCCTGATTTCTTCTTGGGTGACCAGATGACTAGTCAG GTCCAGTTGCTCAGGACTGTTGAATTCTATATCTGCTACTACGGCTGGGGAGACTTCAAGAAGAGATCAAACACATGTAATCAAAGCAATGTTTTTgagattttttatatatttatcgCAGTTATCCCATACTGGTTTCGGTTCTTACAG TGCATACGTCAAGCGTTTGAACATAATGACTATGATCCTGCCATGAATGGGCTCAAGTACTTATCGACAATTGTTGCTGTTGTAACAAGAACAATATATGTTCAGAGGAGAGGAAAGACAATGAGAATCATAGCTGCATCTAGCTCGGGTGTGGCTACAATTTATAACACCTACTGGGATATAGTGAAGGACTGGGGTCTTCTTGGTAAGGATTCCAAGAACCCTTGGTTAAGAGATAAACTCATATTACCAAACAAATCAGTCTACTTTGTCGCAATG GTAATGAACGTTATATTGCGACTAGCATGGATGCAAACAGTTTTAGATTTCCATGAAGCTCCTTGGCTTCATCGAAGCGCGATGATATTTGTAGTTGCGAGTTTGGAGATTGTTCGCAGGGGTTTGTGGAACTTTTTCAGGGTGGAAAACGAGCATTTGAACAATGTTGGGAAATTTCGAGCTTTTAAGTCGATCCCCCTGCCTTTTAGCTATGAGTATGAGGACAAGGAATTATGA
- the LOC110903866 gene encoding phosphate transporter PHO1 homolog 9 isoform X2 has protein sequence MKFGKQFTSQMVPEWEEAYMNYNFLKTILKEILFYRQQRLNHTSPAYPSPKKVKLSKRLSFYRAFSGLTNRFGNYKDRDNDDEVILASELQDHDYQTMFLRASEEGAENELVFFRRLDDEFNKVIGFYKGKVDEVVMEAEELNKQMDALFALKVRINDPNFHTSSTPPNSGLSPLEEIQEHEEQPQRDQTKMVSLEILNHVKINVAQESVLSNWKTIFGGTKSDLSFSQEEYRMAHAKLKQAFIEFHRKLRLLKSYCFLNQLAFSKIMKKYDKVTSRNASKAYLEMVKNSYLSQSDEVLKLMERVEAAFITHFANANRSQGMSDLRPRVRRDKHRVTFLVGCLFGCSIALVVAVILTIHTRDLLKSAGRDQYMINIFPLYSLFVYIVLHMLMYAANIYFWKRFRVNYSYIFGFKPNTELGYKEVLLLSSALLVLTLAAVLSNLEMEMDERTQSFTTLTELVPLCLVTVVLLIMICPFNIMYRASRFFLIVTLWHCVCAPLYKVNFPDFFLGDQMTSQVQLLRTVEFYICYYGWGDFKKRSNTCNQSNVFEIFYIFIAVIPYWFRFLQCIRQAFEHNDYDPAMNGLKYLSTIVAVVTRTIYVQRRGKTMRIIAASSSGVATIYNTYWDIVKDWGLLGNERYIATSMDANSFRFP, from the exons ATGAAATTTGGAAAGCAATTTACTTCACAGATGGTGCCAGAATGGGAGGAAGCTTACATGAACTACAATTTCCTAAAGACTATCTTGAAAGAAATCTTATTTTACCGGCAACAGAGGCTGAATCATACATCTCCAGCATACCCATCTCCGAAAAAAGTGAAACTGTCGAAAAGACTCTCGTTTTACAGAGCTTTTAGTGGACTAACTAACCGATTTGGTAATTACAAAGATAGAGATAACGATGACGAAGTGATTCTTGCAAGTGAATTACAGGATCATGATTACCAAACTATGTTTTTACGGGCCTCGGAGGAAGGAGCTGAGAATGAGCTTGTGTTCTTCAGAAGACTTGATGATGAGTTTAATAAAGTAATCGGTTTCTACAAAGGTAAGGTGGATGAGGTGGTGATGGAGGCTGAGGAGTTGAATAAGCAGATGGATGCTCTCTTTGCTCTTAAAGTTAGAATCAATGATCCCAATTTTCACACTTCATCTACACCACCAAATTCAG GTTTATCGCCACTAGAGGAGATtcaagaacatgaagaacaaccACAAAGGGACCAAACTAAGATGGTTTCTTTAGAGATTCTAAATCACGTGAAGATCAATGTCGCACAAGAATCTGTATTGTCAAACTGGAAAACTATATTCGGTGGCACGAAATCTGACTTGTCGTTCAGCCAAGAAGAGTACAGAATGGCGCATGCGAAACTGAAACAGGCTTTCATAGAGTTCCATAGAAAGCTCCGGCTTTTGAAAAGCTATTG TTTCTTGAATCAACTGGCTTTCTCCAAGATCATGAAGAAATATGACAAG GTGACATCAAGAAACGCATCAAAAGCTTATCTAGAGATGGTTAAGAATTCTTACTTGAGTCAATCTGATGag GTTCTTAAACTCATGGAAAGAGTAGAAGCTGCATTTATTACACATTTTGCCAATGCCAATCGAAGCCAAGGAATGAGTGATTTGAGGCCAAGAGTGAGAAGAGACAAGCATCGCGTAACATTTTTGGTGG GCTGTCTCTTTGGCTGCTCAATAGCACTTGTGGTGGCAGTCATCTTAACAATACACACCAGAGATCTTCTCAAAAGTGCTGGTCGCGACCAATACATGATTAACATCTTTCCACTATACAGCTTGTTTGTATACATTGTGTTACATATGCTAATGTATGCCGCAAACATATACTTTTGGAAGCGTTTTCGTGTCAATTACTCTTACATTTTCGGGTTCAAACCGAACACAGAGTTGGGTTACAAAGAAGTACTACTTCTAAGCTCTGCTCTTTTAGTACTCACTCTTGCAGCTGTCCTCTCAAATCTTGAAATGGAAATGGATGAAAGAACTCAAAGTTTCACAACTCTAACTGAACTGGTCCCTCTATGTTTAGTCACC GTTGTACTATTGATAATGATCTGTCCGTTTAACATCATGTATCGTGCAAGCCGGTTCTTTCTTATAGTGACCCTTTGGCACTGTGTCTGTGCACCTCTTTATAAGGTCAACTTCCCTGATTTCTTCTTGGGTGACCAGATGACTAGTCAG GTCCAGTTGCTCAGGACTGTTGAATTCTATATCTGCTACTACGGCTGGGGAGACTTCAAGAAGAGATCAAACACATGTAATCAAAGCAATGTTTTTgagattttttatatatttatcgCAGTTATCCCATACTGGTTTCGGTTCTTACAG TGCATACGTCAAGCGTTTGAACATAATGACTATGATCCTGCCATGAATGGGCTCAAGTACTTATCGACAATTGTTGCTGTTGTAACAAGAACAATATATGTTCAGAGGAGAGGAAAGACAATGAGAATCATAGCTGCATCTAGCTCGGGTGTGGCTACAATTTATAACACCTACTGGGATATAGTGAAGGACTGGGGTCTTCTTG GTAATGAACGTTATATTGCGACTAGCATGGATGCAAACAGTTTTAGATTTCCATGA
- the LOC110907425 gene encoding uncharacterized protein LOC110907425, producing MRRDFLWGATPEKDKMKWVSWKNTMTPMDFGGMGFGSLQMANLAMLSKWWWRFKTDRGRLWRKVVWAIHTLFRVSPGRQKEVSFWKDRWLFEEPLCNKFPRLFSLESNKNAMISERVSEPNGSVVLSTAWSREPHSFEECSEFDALIAAVQSYGFGSGADRWEWVLDANGEFSVNSIRKKAESLLFSDLGLEFEWNSWTPIKVNFLIWRIVQDKVPTIMALARRNINVPDVRCKLCGDEEESALHLFGTCRITNQIWEFIVHWCRIRPIYVLELKDLAAIHKRNRGSNRWKKVVYMVIQTALWVIWKHRNDAVFHDKQINVARIKGKGLNS from the exons ATGCGTAGGGATTTTCTTTGGGGTGCGACGCCGGAAAAGGATAAAATGAAATGGGTTTCATGGAAAAACACAATGACTCCAATGGATTTTGGGGGTATGGGTTTCGGTTCACTTCAAATGGCGAACTTGGCCATGCTCTCTAAATGGTGGTGGCGATTCAAGACGGATAGAGGGAGGTTGTGGAGGAAGGTCGTTTGGGCAATTCATA CCTTGTTTCGGGTGTCTCCGGGTAGACAAAAGGAAGTTAGTTTTTGGAAAGATAGATGGCTTTTTGAGGAGCCTTTATGCAATAAATTCCCTCGTTTATTCAGCTTAGAAAGTAATAAAAATGCTATGATTTCGGAGCGTGTGTCTGAGCCGAATGGGTCGGTGGTCTTATCCACAGCCTGGTCTAGAGAGCCTCATAGCTTTGAAGAGTGTTCTGAGTTTGATGCCCTTATTGCAGCAGTTCAATCATATGGGTTCGGGAGTGGGGCTGATCGGTGGGAGTGGGTTTTGGACGCAAATGGCGAATTCTCGGTCAATAGCATCCGGAAAAAAGCTGAAAGTTTACTTTTCTCAGACCTCGGATTGGAGTTTGAATGGAATAGTTGGACTCCGATTAAAGTAAATTTCTTGATTTGGAGAATTGTTCAAGATAAAGTACCTACAATCATGGCCCTTGCAAGAAGGAATATTAATGTCCCAGATGTTCGATGCAAACTGTGTGGAGACGAGGAAGAATCAGCGCTGCATTTATTCGGTACGTGTAGAATTACTAATCAGATTTGGGAGTTTATAGTGCATTGGTGTCGGATACGTCCTATATATGTGTTGGAACTCAAAGACTTAGCCGCTATACACAAGAGAAATAGGGGGTCAAATAGATGGAAGAAGGTGGTCTATATGGTGATACAAACTGCACTGTGGGTTATTTGGAAACACCGGAACGATGCCGTCTTCCATGACAAACAGATTAATGTGGCTCGGATAAAGGGGAAAGGACTCAACTCTTAA
- the LOC110903865 gene encoding phosphate transporter PHO1 homolog 9, producing the protein MKFGKEFTSQMVPEWEEAYMQYNNLKTILKEILIFRRLRQNQTSPPYQSPQKVILSERHSLYTAFSGLTNRVGNYNEENSSDTEEVILVSEIQHQEQCMHYQTMFFRSWEEGAENEIVFFKRLDDEFNKAICFYKRQVDEVVMEAEELNKQMDALFALKVKINDLNFHTSSTPPNSGLSPLDEIQETPERNQTKMVSLDILNHIKINVTPESGLSPPWRTIFDGTKSGLSFSKSELRTAQAKLKQAFVEFHRKLRLLKSYCFLNQLAISKIMKKYDKVTSRNASKAYLEMVKSSYLSQSDEVVKLMERVESAFITHFANANRSLGMKDLRPRAKKAKHGVTFFVGCFFGCLISLVVAVILTIHARDLLKSAGRDQYMTNIFPLYSLFAYIVLHMLMYAGNIYFWKRFRVNYAFIFGFKPTTELGCREILLLSSALLVLTLAAVLSNLEMEMDERTLSFTTLTELVPLGLFIVLLLIMICPLNIMYRASRFFLIVNLWHCVCAPLYKVTFPDFFLGDQLTSQVQLLRTVQFYICYYGWGDFKRRSNTCNQSSLYEFLNIFIPIIPYWFRLLQCMRQGFEQKEYRPAMNGLKYLLTIVAVVTRTLYVQRRGTTMRIIAASSSGVATIYNTYWDMVKDWGLLCKDSKNPWLRDKLILPSKSVYFIAMVMNVILRLSWMQTVLDFYEAPWLHQSVMIFIVASLEIVRRGLWNFFRVENEHLNNVGKFRAVKSIPLPFSYEDGQGTMIH; encoded by the exons ATGAAGTTTGGAAAAGAATTTACTTCACAAATGGTGCCAGAATGGGAGGAAGCTTACATGCAATACAATAACCTCAAGACAATCTTGAAAGAAATCTTGATTTTTCGACGACTGAGGCAGAACCAAACATCTCCACCATACCAGTCTCCACAAAAAGTGATATTGTCCGAAAGACACTCTCTCTATACAGCTTTTAGTGGGCTAACGAATCGGGTTGGTAATTACAATGAGGAAAACAGTAGCGATACCGAAGAAGTGATTCTTGTAAGTGAAATACAGCATCAGGAGCAATGCATGCACTACCAAACTATGTTTTTTCGGTCGTGGGAGGAAGGAGCAGAGAATGAGATTGTGTTCTTCAAAAGACTTGATGATGAGTTTAATAAAGCAATCTGTTTCTACAAACGACAGGTGGACGAGGTGGTGATGGAGGCGGAGGAGTTGAACAAACAGATGGATGCTCTCTTTGCTCTTAAAGTTAAAATCAATGATCTCAATTTTCACACTTCATCTACACCACCAAATTCAG GTTTATCGCCGTTAGATGAGATCCAAGAAACACCAGAAAGAAACCAAACAAAGATGGTTTCTTTAGATATTCTAAATCACATAAAGATCAATGTCACACCAGAATCCGGATTATCACCACCCTGGAGAACTATATTTGATGGGACCAAATCTGGTCTATCATTTAGCAAAAGTGAGCTCAGAACTGCACAAGCCAAACTGAAACAAGCTTTTGTCGAGTTCCATAGAAAGCTCCGGCTTTTGAAAAGCTACTG TTTCTTGAATCAACTGGCTATATCCAAGATCATGAAGAAGTATGACAAG gtaACCTCAAGAAACGCATCGAAAGCTTATCTGGAGATGGTTAAGAGTTCTTACTTGAGCCAATCTGATGAG GTTGTTAAACTCATGGAACGAGTAGAATCTGCGTTTATTACACATTTTGCCAATGCAAATCGAAGTCTAGGTATGAAGGATCTAAGGCCAAGGGCTAAAAAAGCCAAACATGGAGTAACATTTTTTGTGG GTTGTTTCTTTGGGTGTTTGATATCACTTGTGGTGGCAGTCATATTAACAATACACGCTAGAGATCTTCTCAAGAGTGCTGGTCGCGACCAATACATGACTAACATATTTCCATTATATAGTTTGTTTGCATACAttgtgttacatatgcttatgTATGCCGGCAACATATACTTTTGGAAGCGTTTTCGTGTCAATTACGCTTTCATTTTCGGGTTCAAACCGACTACAGAATTGGGTTGTAGAGAAATTCTACTTCTCAGCTCTGCTCTATTAGTACTCACTCTTGCAGCTGTACTCTCCAATCTTGAAATGGAAATGGATGAAAGAACTCTAAGTTTCACAACTCTAACGGAACTGGTCCCTCTAGGTTTATTCATT GTTTTACTATTGATAATGATTTGTCCGCTTAATATCATGTATCGTGCAAGCCGGTTCTTTCTCATAGTGAACCTATGGCATTGTGTTTGTGCACCTCTTTATAAAGTCACTTTCCCTGATTTCTTCTTGGGCGATCAGTTGACCAGTCAG GTTCAGTTACTCAGGACCGTGCAATTTTATATTTGCTACTATGGTTGGGGAGACTTCAAGAGGAGATCAAACACATGTAATCAAAGCAGTCTCTACGAGTTTCTTAATATATTTATCCCGATTATCCCATACTGGTTTCGCTTGCTTCAG TGCATGCGTCAAGGATTTGAACAGAAGGAATATCGTCCGGCCATGAATGGACTCAAGTACTTGTTGACAATTGTTGCGGTTGTCACAAGAACACTTTATGTTCAGAGGAGAGGAACGACAATGAGAATCATAGCCGCATCTAGCTCGGGTGTGGCTACAATTTATAACACCTACTGGGATATGGTGAAGGACTGGGGTCTTCTTTGTAAGGACTCCAAGAACCCTTGGTTAAGAGATAAACTCATTTTACCAAGCAAATCAGTCTACTTTATAGCAATG GTAATGAATGTTATATTGCGACTCTCATGGATGCAAACAGTTTTAGATTTCTATGAAGCTCCTTGGCTCCATCAGAGCGTGATGATTTTCATAGTTGCTAGTTTGGAGATTGTTCGTCGGGGTTTATGGAATTTTTTCAGGGTGGAAAACGAGCATTTGAACAATGTTGGGAAATTTCGAGCGGTTAAGTCGATCCCCTTGCCCTTTAGCTACGAGGACGGACAAGGAACTATGATTCACTAG